Proteins encoded together in one Anopheles darlingi chromosome 3, idAnoDarlMG_H_01, whole genome shotgun sequence window:
- the LOC125954005 gene encoding phosphopantothenoylcysteine decarboxylase, which translates to MMKNKKNILIGCTGSVATIKLPMLVEKLQQLEDVEIRVIVTKHAQHFFARADLPESVLVHTDADEWNNWQQRGDPVLHIELGKWADLLVIAPLDANSLAKMASGLCDNLLLCTTRAWDPQKPLLFCPAMNTRMWEHPITASQIETLKSWGHREIPCIAKTLMCGDTGLGAMAEVDTIVATVRNTLLQVNLGGG; encoded by the coding sequence atgatgaaaaacaagaagaatatTCTCATCGGTTGTACCGGTAGTGTGGCCACCATCAAGCTGCCCATGCTGGTCGAGAAACTGCAACAACTCGAGGACGTGGAGATACGGGTTATCGTGACGAAACATGCGCAACACTTTTTCGCTCGAGCCGATCTACCAGAGTCGGTCTTAGTACACACGGATGCAGACGAGTGGAATAACTGGCAGCAGCGTGGTGATCCAGTACTGCACATTGAGCTGGGGAAGTGGGCTGATTTGCTAGTTATTGCTCCGCTGGATGCAAACAGTCTTGCAAAAATGGCTTCCGGACTGTGCGACAATCTGCTACTATGCACAACCCGAGCCTGGGATCCACAGAAACCGTTGCTTTTCTGTCCGGCCATGAACACACGCATGTGGGAGCATCCGATCACGGCATCGCAAATTGAAACGTTGAAATCGTGGGGCCACCGGGAAATTCCGTGCATAGCGAAAACGCTGATGTGTGGTGACACGGGTTTAGGAGCGATGGCGGAAGTCGATACAATCGTCGCCACCGTGCGAAACACCTTGCTGCAAGTAAATTTGGGTGGTGGGTAA
- the LOC125954013 gene encoding cytochrome c oxidase assembly protein COX19, giving the protein MTSMTFGQKKFIPTAPEKGSFPLDHGGQCRKLMLFYMRCLRENADDNSACRQESKAYLQCRMDHELMAKEDFAKLGYGSEAPPKANEQS; this is encoded by the coding sequence ATGACTTCTATGACCTTTGGGCAGAAAAAGTTCATACCGACCGCGCCGGAAAAGGGCAGTTTTCCGCTGGACCACGGCGGCCAGTGCCGGAAACTGATGTTGTTTTACATGCGCTGCTTGCGAGAGAACGCCGACGATAATTCTGCCTGCCGCCAGGAATCGAAAGCATACCTGCAGTGTCGCATGGACCACGAGTTGATGGCCAAAGAAGATTTCGCCAAGCTTGGCTACGGATCAGAAGCGCCGCCAAAGGCAAACGAGCAATCGTAA